In a genomic window of Ralstonia nicotianae:
- the rsmD gene encoding 16S rRNA (guanine(966)-N(2))-methyltransferase RsmD: protein MASRTPNRPKTSSATSHARAPHQVRIIGGQYKRTPLPVIDAEGLRPTGDRVRETLFNWLGQDLAGWRCADLFAGTGALGFEAASRGAARVTLVESHAPALRALHAVRDKLRAGMVDIVAGDVFAWLARQADGAFDLVFIDPPFAQDWTLRALEAALRVVPEGGLIYVESPRPLVAVEPGDGVAPEAGTPLPAGVVLHRHLRAGAVHAHLLLRKNG from the coding sequence ATGGCTTCCCGTACTCCCAATCGTCCCAAGACTTCATCCGCCACGTCGCATGCCCGCGCGCCGCACCAGGTGCGGATCATCGGCGGGCAGTACAAGCGCACGCCGCTGCCGGTGATCGATGCCGAGGGCCTGCGCCCGACCGGCGATCGCGTTCGCGAGACCCTGTTCAACTGGCTGGGCCAGGACCTGGCCGGCTGGCGCTGCGCCGATCTCTTCGCCGGTACCGGCGCGCTCGGCTTCGAGGCCGCCTCGCGCGGCGCGGCGCGGGTCACGCTGGTGGAAAGCCATGCGCCCGCGCTGCGCGCCCTGCACGCGGTGCGCGACAAGCTGCGCGCCGGCATGGTCGACATCGTGGCGGGTGATGTCTTCGCCTGGCTCGCGCGCCAGGCCGACGGCGCTTTCGACCTGGTCTTCATCGATCCGCCGTTTGCGCAGGACTGGACCCTGCGGGCGCTGGAAGCCGCGCTGCGCGTGGTGCCCGAGGGTGGGCTGATCTACGTGGAATCGCCGCGTCCGCTGGTGGCGGTCGAGCCGGGCGACGGCGTTGCACCGGAGGCCGGCACGCCGCTTCCGGCCGGCGTGGTGCTGCACAGGCACCTGCGCGCCGGCGCGGTGCATGCCCATTTGCTGCTGCGCAAAAACGGTTAA
- a CDS encoding YfhL family 4Fe-4S dicluster ferredoxin, translated as MALMITDECINCDVCEPECPNGAISMGPEIYVIDPGKCTECVGHFDAPQCQQVCPVECIPNDPAHAETPEQLMQKYLKLTAA; from the coding sequence ATGGCGCTCATGATTACCGATGAGTGCATCAATTGCGACGTCTGCGAGCCCGAGTGCCCCAACGGCGCGATTTCGATGGGCCCGGAGATCTACGTGATCGACCCGGGCAAGTGCACCGAGTGCGTCGGCCACTTCGACGCACCGCAGTGCCAGCAGGTGTGTCCGGTCGAGTGCATCCCCAACGACCCGGCCCACGCCGAGACCCCCGAGCAGTTGATGCAGAAGTACCTCAAGTTGACCGCTGCCTAG
- a CDS encoding M16 family metallopeptidase codes for MRAMSLTLKTFLAGMLAAAAHGALAALPIEHWTAATGARVFFVPSPSIPMLDINLDVDAGTRYEPAAKVGLASLTAGMLDKGVAAVGSTPARDEAAIADAFADVGASFSGGAGGDRTSLRLRTLSDPAERKPAVDLMAQIVAAPTVPDAVLTRDKQRTVAAIRESLTKPQVLADRAFGTAIYGTHPYGQSATPDTVQSITRDDILRFYHANYTAKRAVVTLIGAISRQEAEAIAEQVTRGLPPDGATPPALPAVDAPLAKADTVRIAHPAQQATIVMGQPGIARSDKDYFPLLVGNYVLGGGGFSSRLTNEVREKRGLTYSIGSYFAPAAQLGPFELALQTRKDQTEQALTVVRDTVVRFVAEGPTDAELKAAKDNLVNGFPLRLDSNRKLLDNVANIAWYNLPLDYLDTWTQRVAAVTREQVRVAFQRVLQPQTMATIVVGGPAPH; via the coding sequence ATGCGCGCCATGTCCCTGACCCTGAAGACGTTCCTGGCCGGCATGCTGGCCGCCGCGGCGCACGGTGCGCTGGCCGCGCTGCCGATCGAGCACTGGACGGCCGCCACCGGCGCACGCGTGTTCTTCGTGCCGAGCCCGTCGATCCCGATGCTCGATATCAACCTCGATGTCGATGCCGGCACGCGCTATGAGCCGGCGGCCAAGGTCGGCCTCGCCTCGCTCACGGCGGGCATGCTCGACAAGGGCGTCGCAGCCGTCGGCAGCACGCCGGCGCGCGACGAGGCGGCCATCGCCGATGCCTTTGCCGACGTGGGCGCCAGCTTCTCGGGCGGCGCCGGCGGCGACCGCACCAGCCTGCGCCTGCGCACGCTGTCCGATCCGGCCGAGCGCAAGCCCGCGGTGGACCTGATGGCGCAGATCGTCGCCGCGCCCACCGTGCCCGACGCCGTGCTGACGCGCGACAAGCAGCGCACGGTCGCCGCCATCCGCGAGTCGCTGACCAAGCCCCAGGTGCTGGCCGACCGCGCCTTCGGCACGGCCATCTACGGCACGCACCCGTACGGCCAGTCGGCGACGCCCGACACGGTGCAGAGCATCACCCGCGACGACATCCTGCGCTTCTACCACGCCAACTACACCGCCAAGCGCGCCGTGGTCACGCTGATCGGTGCGATCAGCCGGCAGGAGGCCGAGGCCATCGCCGAGCAGGTCACGCGCGGCCTGCCGCCGGATGGCGCCACGCCGCCCGCGCTGCCCGCCGTCGATGCGCCGCTGGCCAAGGCCGACACCGTGCGCATTGCGCACCCGGCGCAGCAGGCGACCATCGTGATGGGGCAGCCCGGCATCGCGCGCAGCGACAAGGACTACTTCCCGCTGCTGGTCGGCAATTACGTGCTGGGCGGCGGTGGCTTCAGCTCGCGCCTGACCAACGAAGTCCGCGAGAAACGCGGCCTGACCTACAGCATCGGCAGCTATTTCGCGCCGGCCGCGCAGCTTGGCCCGTTCGAACTGGCGCTGCAGACGCGCAAGGACCAGACCGAGCAGGCGCTGACCGTGGTGCGCGACACCGTCGTCCGCTTTGTCGCCGAGGGCCCGACCGATGCCGAGCTCAAGGCCGCCAAGGACAACCTCGTCAACGGTTTCCCGCTGCGCCTGGACAGCAACCGCAAGCTGCTGGACAACGTCGCCAACATCGCGTGGTACAACCTGCCGCTCGACTACCTGGACACCTGGACGCAGCGCGTCGCGGCCGTCACGCGCGAGCAGGTGCGCGTCGCGTTCCAGCGCGTGCTGCAGCCGCAGACCATGGCGACCATCGTGGTGGGCGGTCCGGCACCGCACTGA
- a CDS encoding DUF4124 domain-containing protein, protein MKPPIPSSRPRAPIALALGLWAAATALPAAGEVYRCTENGQTVYSDHPCGSRAVTVPLLDSTPSAADQKAARERAADEAVQVREAQTARRKAQAAEDARLAAETRLAAEAAEQARRDQERARRVQQDVGARYCHRVYVGPMPYPYPVPMVTPPAPIPTPIPTPIPTPIPTPMPRIVPGQQAGNSGGKPLPFVQAPVTRPAPIVPRPPHLHPPAYRIVCEPGYVYDGPEDLLPVE, encoded by the coding sequence ATGAAGCCACCCATCCCGTCGTCCCGCCCCCGTGCGCCGATTGCGCTCGCACTCGGCCTATGGGCCGCGGCGACGGCCCTGCCCGCCGCCGGCGAGGTCTATCGTTGCACCGAGAACGGCCAGACGGTGTACTCCGACCATCCCTGCGGATCGCGCGCCGTGACCGTGCCGCTGCTCGACAGCACGCCGAGCGCAGCCGACCAGAAGGCCGCGCGCGAACGCGCTGCCGACGAAGCGGTACAGGTGCGCGAGGCACAGACCGCCCGCCGCAAGGCCCAGGCGGCAGAAGACGCACGCCTTGCCGCCGAGACACGCCTTGCCGCCGAAGCCGCCGAGCAGGCGCGGCGCGATCAGGAACGCGCCCGGCGGGTGCAGCAGGACGTGGGCGCGCGCTATTGCCATCGGGTCTACGTTGGCCCGATGCCGTATCCGTACCCGGTCCCGATGGTGACGCCGCCGGCGCCGATTCCGACACCGATTCCGACACCGATTCCGACACCGATTCCGACACCGATGCCGCGCATCGTCCCGGGGCAACAGGCCGGCAACAGCGGCGGCAAGCCGCTGCCGTTCGTGCAGGCGCCCGTCACCCGCCCCGCGCCGATCGTGCCGCGCCCGCCGCACCTGCATCCGCCGGCCTACCGCATCGTCTGCGAGCCGGGCTACGTGTACGACGGGCCGGAGGACCTGCTGCCGGTTGAATGA
- the coaD gene encoding pantetheine-phosphate adenylyltransferase — MVIAVYPGTFDPFTRGHEDLVRRASNIFDELVVGVAQSPNKRPFFALEERIHIAREVLGHYPNVRVEGFSGLLKDFVRKNNARVIVRGLRAVSDFEYEFQMAGMNRYLLPDVETMFLTPSDQYQFISGTFVREIAQLGGDVSKFVFPSVERWLVEKVGRRHAESDKTA, encoded by the coding sequence ATGGTGATCGCGGTTTATCCCGGCACATTCGATCCGTTCACGCGCGGCCACGAGGATCTCGTGCGGCGCGCATCCAACATCTTCGACGAGCTTGTCGTCGGGGTGGCGCAGAGCCCGAACAAGCGGCCCTTCTTTGCGCTCGAGGAGCGCATCCACATCGCGCGGGAAGTGCTGGGCCACTACCCCAACGTGCGGGTGGAAGGCTTTTCCGGCCTGCTCAAGGATTTCGTGCGCAAGAACAACGCGCGGGTGATCGTGCGCGGGCTGCGTGCCGTGTCGGACTTCGAGTACGAATTCCAGATGGCCGGCATGAACCGCTACCTGCTGCCTGACGTGGAAACCATGTTCCTCACGCCGTCCGACCAATACCAGTTCATCTCCGGCACTTTCGTGCGGGAGATTGCCCAGCTGGGCGGCGATGTCAGCAAGTTCGTCTTTCCGTCGGTGGAGCGGTGGCTGGTCGAGAAGGTCGGCCGCCGGCATGCCGAGTCCGACAAAACGGCTTAA